The Vidua macroura isolate BioBank_ID:100142 chromosome 2, ASM2450914v1, whole genome shotgun sequence DNA window CATTGCCGTGGTGCGCACCAGGCACCCCGGCAGGATTCGGAAGATGAGCCGTGCCAGGGGCATCTGTGTCCTCATCTGGTCCTTGGTGTTCCTGCAGACGGCTCCGCTGCTCCTGCGGCCCATGACGCGAAGGATGGGAGACAAGCTGACATGCATGGAGTACTTCAACTTTGAGGAGATTCCCAATCTGCCCTACCTGCTCCTGGTGGCCTGCATGCTTGGCTTCTTCCTGCCTGTGGGCATCATCTTGGTGTGCTATGTGAGGATCAACCTCAAGCTCTGCCAGACAGCCAAGGAGAACCCGCTGACAGTGAAGAATGGGCACCACCACAGGGCCTTCACTGTCATCCTGGTGGTTCTGCtggctgtcctgctctgcttcagtcccTACCACCTCAACATTGTCCAATTCATGGTCAGGAAAATCCTCTACCAGCCATCCTGCCGTGAGCAGCAAGCCTTCAAGATGTCCCTGCAAATCACTGTGGCGTTCATGAACCTCAACTGCTGCATCGATCCCATCATCTACTTCTTCGCCTTCCGGGGCTACAAGCGGAGGCTGCTCCGCCTCTTCAGGAACAGCGGCTCCCTGGCCACCTCCTCCACTGCCAAGACCCCCTCGGAGAGCAACAGCAACAGCCAGCCGCCCGGCTCCAGCTCCGTCTAGCAGCACTAGCCCCTCCCTTTTGCCCTGGCCGGTGACTTATGGACCATCCCTGATGGCGGGAGGCGGAGTCGAGCTGCAGGACCAGCACCTTCAACAGGCTCTATCACTTCCCTGCCTGGAGCCAGGGGCTCTCTCAAAGCCAACCCGTCAGGGACAAAGCCCTGCCTGGCTCAGCATGCCTGGCTCTGTGCTCAGCGCTGCTGCACCTGCCAGCCTGGAGCACGGAGAGGCACCTTTTCATCCCAGCCCCAGAGGAGGCAGCTCgtgcagctgctctgtctggCAAACCCAGCTGGAGGtttcccagcactgcactgCACCTCTCTCCCATGCCTGTCTGCACCCCCTGTGGGGCTGAGGTGTGCTGGTAACCCCATGgatgtccctctgtccccttccCCTGCACTGCCCCTGGAGCACtacagcagcatccctgcatgCTTCAGGGCAGACAGCATGGAGGAGATGGACTCAGGACTCCAGGAAAAGGCTGGGATGTTATTTGCATGCAGAAGATGGCCTATAGCTCCTTCTCCACACCaacaaacagcagctctgttgTCTGCCTGCCCAGCATCCCGCTCCTGCACCAGGGCTCTGCATGGGGCAAGCAGTAAGTGTGGGGTGTGTAGGAGATGCTGGAAAAGTCCTCTTCTAAGGAAGAGGTGTCAGGATGTGAATCTGTAGAGCtcctggatgtgctgctgcctaCATTCACCATTTGGGTGACTGCTTTTTCCCCAGGGGGCCCTTCCTCACACTTGACCACACTGCAGTTGCCCTGGGACCCACTGCTAAGAAGGGGATCATAGGGATGGCCtggatcccagcccagctctaAGGCTGCAAACCTCCTCTGGATGTACTCATGGGGCAAGCCTTCCCATTACTCCTTAATTTGAAGGGAGTAGAGAAATAGGGACAAGAACTGAGGGTGGCCTTTTGTGACCTTGACCGACCTTGAAGCTGGTGCACTGAGGAGTCTGAGAGCCCTGCTAAGGGAGGTTGCTTGTGATTATTGCTAGAGCAAGAGAAGGAGCCCTAGGACATCAGGTTCCTGCTGAGGTTTGTGCCTCTCAGATGAGGAGAAAGTTGGCAGGAGCCGAGGAGCAGGAGCCTCCTCAGTTCTTTGCTGAAATCACTAGACTATgataaaaaacccacacatgGGATTTCACAGTTCCTGGCATATCTAGTCTTTTGTTTGAAGTTGGAAGGGACAGATACACACTGagacattaaaaggaaaaaaaactgcttaTTTTACTGAAAAGTATACCTGAAAAGGTTTCATGAACAGACACTTTTGGTTAATACAAATAATTCTTTAAGGTTATAACCTTTTTTATGCCTAGAAAGTTAGTAATAGTCACATACAGCCctttattgttttaaatgcaCATGAACGAGCTTTTGGACAGTGATGGTTTTACTTATGGTATGGGTCTGAAGGCTAAAGGCATGCAGAAGGCTGACTAAGAGGGATGTCTCAAATAACTCAGGTGGGAAACAAACTCCAGTAGGTCCTTTCTGGAGGCTGAGCCCTCTTCAAAGCAGGTTCAACCTCAGTGCTGACCTGCAGAGGGCCTTTGTCCTGAAAAGCATATTACAGTGGACAAGAAAGAGCTGGGAGGATATCAGTGGTCTGAACACCCTTGAAGGAGTCTGGCTAGGTTGGTAGTTGCTTTACAGTTACATTGCCCTATTAATATGTCTGGGAAGTGATGGCTGGAAGGGAATCTCTGCATCACTTCATCCAACAGCCCTCCCAAAGCAGGACTGTGGCTGGCACAACGTCAGGCTGGACATGGCTTCATGCAGACAAGGCTTAGAAACTCCAGGCAAGGTGGGTCCCCTTGCTGAGGTGACAGTTCCCACTCTGCATTGCCCTCtggataaaaacatttttcccacTGTCATGTCTGAACCTCCCCATCCACAGGTGGTGGCTGTTGCCCCTAACATCACCTACTCATGCTATGAAGAGCTCTGCCATCTTTGTAACTCAAATTCCACAGGACTGTGTTGGGGGCTGCCAGTGGTTCGTAGCTATTGGTTTCCATGTGAACACCAGAGCAGGGGTCTGCAGCAATGGCCAACTCCTACTCTAGATCAAGACATTGAGACATTTTGCCAAGCTGCAGCCCACAGCTGAGAAAAAGCCAATCTATGACCAAGCCTTCTCAGGAAAAGGTGAAGTATAAACATAACCATTTGCTCCTTATTGGACTCTGTTTTTCTCAGAAGTACTTTATTAAGAAAGGTACCTCCACCTCTTGCCACCAGTAGGAGCCTTTGGAGTTGGGTGCAGTGCTGCAAAATGCAGGAGGGATCTGGCCTTCCTCCTCTGGATGGATACCAGCCTCGGCTACTTTGCTTCTGAAAGtaccagcctggggacagcaggcaaTTAGCTGGAGCTGAGGGAATATCCACAagatggagaagggagggaCTTGGGCAGAGTGGTCAAGAGGAATCTGGGCAAAGGAGAACTCTAATGAACCCTCTCTTGTCCAGATTAGCTTGCCCACCTGCAGGTGATCCCTGTCTGCTTGAAAAGGAGCATTTCTctaaaactgaagagaaagcATACACAGCATTTTGTCTAGAGGCACAGTAACATTTTCCTACACTTTGCCATTCACTTGTTCAGTCCAAGATCCTCGCATGATTCTTGCTGTACCCTGCTAGCCCAGCAGCTACCGTCCGCTGCCATGCTTCAACCCACCAGCGATCCCTTGGAATCACAAAAACgcagaagcacagaatcatttaggtcggaaaagacctctgagataaTTGGGAccagccattaacccagcactgccaaggccaccgtTAAACCATGTCCACAAGTGCAGCACCTgcctgtcttttaaatacctctcGACCGGCTCCGCCTGGCCGCTGCTCCTGCCTTGCCCCCGGCTCCCCGGGCGCAGACCCCCGAAGCCCCCGGCTGGGGGTACCCGTGGCGGAGGGAGCCCCTAGGGCGCAGTGCCCGCCCCGATGGTGCCTCCGGGCGAGAGGGGCAGCGCCGGTTCCCGCCAAAAGAGGGAGTCGGAACCTTTGCTCGGTGTTAAAAATACGCCCACGAATCTAAGAAGACGGTGACAGATGAGGCTGTGCTTCCCCCACGCGTCTGCTGCCGCGTAGGAATGTGGCGCCTTTCGCAAGGCGGGTGGTGGTGGCGTGTATGGGAAGCACACGACAGCACACTGGGATCGAAGGCGTTCCGTGCAGAGCTGTAACTGCACAGTATGCAGGTAATTCTAGCTTTTCTGCAGCCTATTGATGCTGTACTGTCTTCTAAGAGAAGATTGCACTTTTATCTGAGGGCAGAGAATACACTTTGTGGACACACAACAATAGGTAATACATGCACAGATATAGGATATAGTATATACTGTCTGCATCAGAAGAATATCCTGGACTGCGTCAAAAGCAGTGTGACCAGCAGTTCAAGGGAGATGATTTTGTCCCTGTATTCAACTTCGGTGCAATCCCACCTGGAACACTGCATCTGGGGTCTCCAGCACAGGAACAACATagacctgttggagcaagtccagaagACGGCCACCAAGATAATCCAGGTTGTGGAGCACCTCTTCTTTGAAGACAGGATGAGAGCCttgggattgctcagcctggagaaggatccagggacaCCTTAGAGCACTGAAAATCTAGGTACCTAAAGCCTCCaaggcagctggagagggacttttgacaaggGCCTGTTTTGACAAGagcctgtagtgacaggacaagggggaatgtcttcaaactgaaagagggcaggtttagatgaGATATAAAGACAAAGTTCTTTACAGcggtgagacactggaacaggttgccgAGAGAAGTGTGGatgacccatccctggaagtgttccagggTTGGGTTTCatggagctttgagcaacctggtctagtgaaaggtgtccctgcccttggcaggggggctggagaGAGCCCAAACAGAACAGCTTTTTTCCCTTAGCAGTGGTTCCCAACTTACACACCTCTTAAGTCTGTGCTTCAAATTGTCCTGAACTGAAACTATTGCATATCATACATAATATTTGTAAGCCATCTTTGTAAGCCGGTAAAATATTGTGATATAATAACGCACATGtctactaaaaataaaagcttctcATGGCCAAGTAACAAGCTCCAGTGTGATTGACCAGGCCAGAAGATGCAGGCAACTGTTTTCTCCTCAGAGGTGCACCCGTGCCTCTGCCCCACCACCGCAAGCAAATGCCCAGAAGCAGTGAGGGGCAAGCACAAGCTCTCAATCCAATTCCCTTACACAGGTGGTGTGCTCTCATGGAACAGGGAATTGTAAATCAcctgctgtgggaaaagctgcagaatCTGCAAGGAGCTGTGTCCTTTCTGAAGGAGGTCTCTCCACAGCTGGGATGGAGAGGTGCCAGGAGAAGTCAGGTTGGCAGGGCTAACTGCTTTGGAAGCCAGAAGCATCTGCATTCTCACATATGAGTGGCTCCAGGGTTTGCTGCACTGCCCAACTGCTGGGATTACACTGCTTTCTCACTTGCCACATGTACCACCTCCTGcaaactgaccaaaaaaatgtGAGGATTCCCCTATCAGACACCCCTAAAAAAAAGAGTGGATTTTCAGTACGAGATTAGCCATAACcttgcatattttcattttccacatgAAATCCTGTGAattcttttaaaactgaattaagCGCAATGCAACACTCTGTCCCCTTTCTCTCAGCAGGtcttctctttctgtcctcAGTTCTACTTTGCTCCTCTTTCTTAAACTCTCTGGGTTTGCTCAGTTCCACCTGCCTCATCAGTCTCAAGTCCTTTCCTTTGCTAATCTTACGTGACACTTATGGTCCCTACCTATCCTCAGTCAAAAGGTCAGATTCTGCTTTCACTTCATCCATGATCCTGGAATTTTTCACCCGCTTTTAATGTATATTCCTGCTTTCCCCACTGCAACCATTCAGGTTTAGAAACAGCCCCCTACATAAAGGAATGAGTCAAACTAACTTCTCCTTCCTCTTGAAACTctcctttggaaaacaaataatgACAGCTGAACTACCAATGTGTTGAGATTCTCAACAGTCGCACCCATTTGTCCAGTTCAACAttcctctgctcccactgctggTGTCTCACCTCATGTTTGCACCAAACACTGCTGGAAGCACACACCCTCTTTGTTTCAGAGTGGACTTTCTGTGGTGAAAGAATCCCTTTATATATGGAAACAGGAGGAATGTAATCCTACTGAAAATTAAACCAGTATTTTTTAAGTAAATGCACACacattttacatatatatatatatatatatatatatatgtatgtatgtatgtgtgcatatatataaacacatacAGTGTTTGTGTGTTCATGTGAATCTCCGAGTAAAACAATTCATTTGTTCAAAACATGCTCATTTATATTAAATACTGATTACTGTGGCCACACAGTTAAAGAAAGCTAATCGCACGTAGGTTTTTCTTGTGGAAGAATACACAAGAATTTAATTGCACTTTTGTATCAAATCCCTCTATTAGTTcaaataatgcatttatttatca harbors:
- the LOC128804169 gene encoding G-protein coupled receptor 183-like — translated: MALVEDVFLSTNLTSSNQSSCNVHNHHFSTKVTFSLFYIILLVFGACGNVLALYITFQRRKKKLNSTNLYLVNLALSDALFTLALPGRIAYYILESDWPFGDWFCRITAFIFYMNTYVSIYFMTCVSVDRYIAVVRTRHPGRIRKMSRARGICVLIWSLVFLQTAPLLLRPMTRRMGDKLTCMEYFNFEEIPNLPYLLLVACMLGFFLPVGIILVCYVRINLKLCQTAKENPLTVKNGHHHRAFTVILVVLLAVLLCFSPYHLNIVQFMVRKILYQPSCREQQAFKMSLQITVAFMNLNCCIDPIIYFFAFRGYKRRLLRLFRNSGSLATSSTAKTPSESNSNSQPPGSSSV